In a single window of the Aquarana catesbeiana isolate 2022-GZ linkage group LG13, ASM4218655v1, whole genome shotgun sequence genome:
- the LOC141117379 gene encoding transcription initiation factor TFIID subunit 9-like — protein MEQAKMASHKSAPKDAQVMAQILKDMGITEYEPRVINQMLEFTYRYVTTILEDAKFYSSHAKKNNIDADDVRLAIQCRTDQSFTAPPPRDFLLDIARQKNQTPLPLIKPYAGPRLPPDRYCLTAPNYRLKTIQKKYPTSASRITVPRLSVGAVTSRPSTPTLGTPAAQTMSVSKVGTPVSLAGQRFTVQIPTSQTTVKTATPTTTVQNVLINPSLIGSKNILITTNMVPSQNATSESNSLKRKHEDDEDYDGI, from the coding sequence ATGGAGCAAGCGAAGATGGCTTCTCATAAGAGTGCGCCGAAGGATGCTCAGGTCATGGCCCAGATATTAAAGGATATGGGTATTACCGAGTATGAACCAAGAGTTATCAACCAGATGTTGGAATTCACATACAGATATGTAACCACAATACTGGAAGATGCCAAATTTTACTCAAGTCATGCTAAGAAGAACAATATTGATGCAGATGATGTCAGACTTGCCATACAGTGTCGGACAGACCAATCTTTTACCGCTCCACCTCCAAGAGATTTTTTATTAGATATTGCAagacagaagaaccagacaccgctTCCCTTAATAAAACCTTACGCAGGACCCAGACTGCCTCCGGACAGATACTGTCTGACAGCACCAAACTATCggcttaaaacaatacaaaaaaagtacCCAACTTCGGCAAGTAGAATAACAGTGCCAAGACTTAGTGTAGGAGCTGTGACGAGCAGGCCAAGCACTCCTACGTTAGGGACCCCTGCAGCCCAAACTATGTCTGTTTCCAAGGTTGGGACACCAGTGTCTTTGGCAGGTCAGCGGTTTACAGTTCAGATCCCCACCTCACAGACAACAGTGAAAACAGCCACTCCTACAACAACAGTTCAGAATGTCTTGATCAACCCTTCCTTGATTGGATCAAAAAACATACTCATAACTACAAATATGGTGCCATCACAGAACGCAACAAGTGAATCTAATTCATTAAAGCGGAAACATGAGGATGACGAGGACTATGATGGAATATAA